A window from Apostichopus japonicus isolate 1M-3 chromosome 2, ASM3797524v1, whole genome shotgun sequence encodes these proteins:
- the LOC139974959 gene encoding putative methyltransferase DDB_G0268948: MAESLFEDADMAKYYQAYRPNYAGLGIEKELISFMGRKLTRSENVNTLAIDVGCGSGQLTRVLAPMFTKVIGIDRSKSQINVAKEVTTEKNIEYVVNVAEDFSFLQDVSVDLVTSALAVHFFEPEPFFSEVDRVLKPGGCFLVLLGSLQGVSLKTLTNDDKVNNYCSDMIKEVLGIGLQEMREDTKKAVTSGTYPAPKYTDKHYFEVEASRKHGNIDEFVGFLKSSGGLIKHQKQHPDKENLIEKTKERLLLALADISSTPEDIPVVVSFRMNCHLYRKPI, from the exons ATGGCTGAAAGTCTATTTGAAGACGCTGACATGGCAAAATATTATCAAGCGTACCGTCCCAACTATGCCGGACTTGGAATCGAAAAGGAGCTAATATCTTTTATGGGCAGGAAGCTTACACGTTCAGAG AATGTCAACACACTTGCGATAGACGTTGGATGCGGTAGTGGTCAGCTAACGAGGGTACTCGCACCAATGTTTACGAAGGTGATAGGAATTGATCGCAGTAAATCTCAGATCAATGTAGCGAAGGAAGTAACCACTGAGAAAAATATTGAATACGT AGTGAATGTCGCAGAAGATTTTTCCTTCCTACAAGATGTTTCCGTTGATTTGGTTACGTCAGCATTAGCTGTCCATTTCTTTGAACCCGAGCCCTTCTTCTCCGAAGTTGATCGCGTCTTAAAACCAGGAGGTTGCTTCTTGGTCTTGCTAGGTTCATTGCAGGGTGTATCACTGAAGACCTTAACCAACGACGATAAAGTCAACAACTATTGCTCGGATATGATTAAGGAG GTCCTTGGTATTGGTCTTCAAGAAATGCGAGAAGATACCAAGAAAGCAGTAACGTCTGGAACATATCCTGCTCCAAAATATACCGATAAACACTA CTTCGAAGTTGAAGCCTCCCGAAAGCATGGTAATATCGACGAATTTGTTGGATTTTTGAAATCATCTGGAGGTTTGATCAAACATCAAAAGCAACATCCCGACAAAGAAAATCTGATTGAGAAAACCAAGGAAAG ATTATTGTTAGCATTAGCTGATATTTCTTCAACACCAGAAGATATCCCAGTCGTTGTTAGTTTCCGGATGAACTGCCATTTGTACAGAAAACCGATATGA
- the LOC139974977 gene encoding SCO-spondin-like → MTIEIQLTTPFFIILCSLLYNYLPPSIRFGPQSAVASWSEWSAWSNCSVSCGEGGFQQKIRSCESEESMSCLGANFDGRVCSMEPCPVDGFWLDWSTWTNCTLECGAGTRHRERQCQDPMYGGAHCEGDHNETAACNVDPCPVDGVWTEWTVWPPCPVSCGGGLQVRNRTCLGPFYGGNECNGTDEQSMDCNTENCPIDGAWSGWSEWTLCSVSCNEGTEEQRRSCSSPSPQYGGQNCPGQKKRRRVCVPKICPVNGGWSLWSSWSECTHSCGWGTRYRQRTCTSPAPMYGGSFCVGTAQAGASCLIQDCPVDARWGRWGPWTPCSHTCGSNGTYTRTRLCNAPPALYGGEDCTGINNMTSDCYVTRCEIDGGWSDWNQWSECSRSCETGSELRNRTCDNPPPTPPYGEDCHGPSNQSRECNVHICPVQGNWTSWTGWSDCPVTCGGDIQTRYRLCTNPPPLFGGDPCQGDMNEERDCSTTGCPVDGSWASWEPWSECTVSCGGGSMTRERTCSDPTPIWGGDDCPAGDEIQQTSTCNGFNCPIDGDWSEWSVWEACPVTCGSVAIHRNRSCDNPVPQYDGRECQGSEMESLTCADTPCPVNGSWSQWGHWGECTKSCDHGIKTRTRSCSDPSTAHGGFNCRGDQTEEMEDDVHGTSCNSIPCPIHGGFTDWSEWPPCPVSCGGASITRNRSCSNPKPMYGGDNCTGAPTDSMICSGLIQCPMDGNWGRWLDWAPCSKSCEGGITSRIRLCNNPSPLYGGRICEGSNDATMSCNSFSCPVHGGFSEWTDWEPCSKSCGGGQTLRTRNCTSPSPQHGGLPCYGTYTERRLCAAFYCPVHGGWSSWTDWSECGVTCGGAIVNRTRTCNNPAPKHDGLPCEGTLEDWMICANNSCPIDGFWSAWTAWSNCSVPCGEGIQVTRRECDDPSPQHGGDSCLGERKRQLYCTIEETCREEIPVPVNITGSVHVNEQTLTFILGWTVSPDSWQEVDHFVLQVKIVMPPGSSRRNNSNEWQPYAYLPQAARSIPIRDSDNSGLFAATFGVRIIVKTEFGERTSREQLFNVAEYLAGLRDNSGPRIATVRIQLLVLFSVTVLYLMRIS, encoded by the exons ATGACGATTGAAATTCAGTTAACGACaccattttttattattttatgttctttattgtacAATTATTTGCCTCCCTCGATTCGTTTTGGGCCACAGTCTG CTGTAGCATCATGGTCTGAATGGTCGGCATGGAGTAACTGTAGCGTTagctgtggggaggggggattcCAGCAGAAGATCCGGAGTTGTGAGAGTGAGGAGTCCATGTCCTGTCTGGGGGCCAACTTCGATGGTCGGGTATGTTCCATGGAACCTTGCCCAG TGGATGGATTTTGGCTGGATTGGTCCACATGGACAAACTGTACCTTAGAGTGTGGAGCAGGCACCCGACACAGAGAAAGACAATGTCAGGATCCAATGTATGGTGGGGCCCACTGTGAAGGGGATCACAATGAAACAGCAGCTTGCAATGTTGATCCATGTCCAG TCGACGGTGTGTGGACAGAGTGGACCGTCTGGCCACCGTGCCCAGTGTCTTGCGGTGGAGGGCTGCAGGTTCGGAACAGGACCTGTCTTGGGCCATTCTATGGTGGAAACGAATGCAATGGCACTGACGAACAGTCGATGGACTGTAACACAGAGAATTGTCCAA TTGATGGTGCTTGGAGTGGCTGGAGTGAATGGACTCTCTGCTCTGTCTCTTGTAATGAAGGCACCGAAGAACAACGGAGGTCTTGTTCCAGTCCTTCCCCACAATACGGAGGTCAGAACTGTCCAGGACAGAAAAAACGAAGACGGGTTTGCGTCCCAAAAATTTGCCCTG TCAATGGTGGTTGGTCTCTGTGGTCTTCATGGTCAGAATGTACTCACAGCTGTGGATGGGGCACCAGATACCGGCAGCGTACCTGCACCTCCCCCGCCCCCATGTACGGAGGGTCATTCTGCGTCGGTACTGCCCAGGCTGGTGCTAGCTGCTTGATCCAGGATTGCCCAG TGGATGCCAGGTGGGGCCGCTGGGGCCCATGGACTCCCTGTAGTCATACATGCGGTTCAAATGGTACCTACACCAGGACCAGGCTCTGTAATGCACCCCCAGCTCTTTACGGTGGAGAGGACTGCACTGGTATAAACAATATGACCTCAGACTGTTATGTGACCAGATGTGAAA TCGATGGAGGCTGGTCTGACTGGAATCAATGGTCAGAATGTAGCCGGAGCTGTGAGACAGGCTCAGAGTTGAGAAATCGAACCTGCGACAACCCCCCTCCAACCCCACCCTACGGGGAAGACTGCCACGGCCCAAGTAACCAGTCTCGTGAATGTAACGTTCACATCTGTCCAG ttcAGGGAAATTGGACGAGCTGGACGGGATGGTCAGATTGTCCTGTGACGTGCGGAGGCGACATCCAGACACGTTACCGCCTCTGCACTAATCCTCCTCCTCTCTTTGGAGGTGATCCTTGCCAGGGGGACATGAATGAAGAAAGAGATTGCAGTACAACTGGTTGTCCAG TTGATGGAAGTTGGGCTTCATGGGAACCATGGTCTGAATGTACTGTGAGCTGTGGAGGGGGCAGCATGACCAGAGAGAGGACCTGTAGCGACCCTACACCCATTTGGGGCGGAGATGACTGCCCTGCGGGAGATGAAATCCAGCAGACGTCAACTTGCAACGGGTTCAATTGTCCAA TTGATGGAGATTGGTCAGAGTGGTCAGTCTGGGAGGCATGTCCAGTGACCTGCGGGAGCGTGGCCATTCACAGGAACCGGTCATGTGACAACCCCGTCCCACAGTACGACGGGAGAGAATGCCAAGGAAGTGAGATGGAGTCTTTGACTTGTGCAGATACCCCATGTCCAG TGAATGGAAGCTGGTCTCAGTGGGGACACTGGGGTGAATGTACAAAGTCATGTGACCATGGAATTAAGACAAGGACACGATCATGTTCAGACCCATCAACGGCTCACGGCGGCTTCAACTGCCGGGGAGATCAGACTGAAGAGATGGAAGATGACGTACATGGGACCTCATGTAACAGTATCCCTTGCCCGA TTCATGGCGGATTTACAGACTGGTCGGAGTGGCCTCCCTGCCCAGTGTCTTGTGGAGGTGCATCCATAACCAGGAATAGGTCCTGCAGTAACCCAAAGCCCATGTACGGGGGTGACAACTGCACAGGCGCACCCACAGACTCCATGATATGCAGTGGACTGATACAGTGTCCCA TGGACGGTAATTGGGGTCGATGGCTAGACTGGGCCCCCTGCAGTAAATCCTGTGAGGGCGGGATCACCTCCCGGATCCGTCTCTGTAACAATCCTTCTCCTCTATACGGAGGGAGAATCTGCGAAGGATCAAACGATGCCACGATGTCCTGCAACTCTTTCTCTTGTCCTG TACATGGAGGGTTCTCTGAGTGGACTGACTGGGAACCTTGTTCTAAGAGTTGTGGAGGAGGCCAGACTTTGCGGACAAGAAATTGTACCTCACCGTCACCGCAGCATGGCGGCCTGCCTTGCTATGGAACCTACACGGAGAGGAGGCTCTGTGCTGCTTTTTACTGCCCAG TTCATGGAGGATGGAGTAGCTGGACTGATTGGTCAGAGTGTGGTGTTACCTGCGGTGGTGCCATCGTCAACCGTACCAGGACATGCAACAATCCAGCCCCCAAGCATGATGGACTCCCTTGTGAGGGGACTCTGGAAGACTGGATGATATGTGCAAACAACTCTTGTCCAA TCGACGGGTTTTGGTCAGCGTGGACTGCCTGGTCAAACTGCAGCGTCCCGTGTGGCGAAGGAATCCAGGTGACCAGGAGGGAGTGCGATGACCCTTCACCCCAACATGGAGGAGACTCCTGTCTCGGAGAGAGGAAGAGACAGTTGTACTGCACTATTGAAGAGACATGCCGAG AAGAGATTCCAGTTCCTGTTAACATCACTGGATCGGTCCACGTTAACGAGCAGACACTCACATTTATTCTGGGATGGACCGTCAGTCCTGATTCATGGCAAGAAGTGGACCATTTCGTTCTGCAG GTAAAGATTGTTATGCCACCTGGTAGCAGCAGAAGGAACAACTCCAATGAATGGCAACCCTACGCCTACTTACCCCAAGCGGCTCGAAGTATACCAATTCGGGATTCGGATAACTCTGGTCTGTTTGCAGCAACTTTCGGTGTGCGGATCATCGTGAAGACTGAATTCGGTGAACGGACCTCTCGGGAGCAATTATTTAACG TCGCTGAATATCTCGCAGGATTGAGAGACAACTCTGGTCCACGTATAGCCACAGTTCGTATTCAACTGTTAGTTCTCTTCAGTGTTACCGTACTATACCTGATGAGAATATCCTGA